The stretch of DNA CTAAACATAAAAGCAGGCCGTGCCATAGGCATAAGGAAGAACCGGATGAGGCCGTACAGTTCTCATCACAATTTTAAAGTTGACTCTTGTTACCCTGGTAATCAAGCGGGTAGAGCAGTTTTTCTCGCGGGTAAAAAAGCTGATTGCTTTACATTTTCTTGTCTGTACTTATAGATAGCCACGTCCACTGAGGGATTTGAGGGAAAACTCACATTCTTATTTGTATATTGGTCTGGACTATTGTACAAATTTTCAATTTGTCAAGAAGCGGGTTGACCGCTCTGACTAATAATGTACTTTCCCTTGAGCACTGAAGACATTATTGTAGTATGGAATTACACCTACTTGTATCTTGTATCTAGCGGGGAAACAAATTTAGCCTAATTGTGTACATATAAGCCGACTTTGCTGTTGTCCAATATATTTGAATACCATTATAGTTTTTTAGGAAAGAAAGAgggttaaaatgttttttaagtgttTTGAAAAATTGAGACCAGTATCTATcaggattattattattaaatcaaaaatgttatttaacgTTTATTGATAGCTTTCAATATTGTGGGTCTAAATTAACAGACCAGTTttattttgttgtgtaatgaaaAGCAGTAAGTAAAGAAGTAAATTGTATTTAAAGCTTAGTTCATACTTGCTAAATATACTAATACATATGCACGTAGTTCCGAATGAGCAGTCATAAAGTAAAAACGCAGTTCAGTTGCATTAATATGTGATATTGCATAATTTAAGCTTCCCAGAATCTTTAACAAGAGCTGTATATTTTCAAGTTATTACAATAATGAGGACgataattttagtttcaaattCTTTTATAAAAGGATTTAAAGTGGGTTCAGCGCCTTTTGAAATCAAACTCTTCGTTATTACGACTATGTAATTTGATTCTGCCAAAACATTGCCATTTCATGTGTTTTATGTGTTTATGCTATTGATTTCAGGGGTTCATGGAAGAACAGATAATTGATTATCTACTGAATGAGTAACCgtggttaaagaagaaataacacCTGCAAgtaaaacaaagcaaatattataataagcctttttgaaaaatggcgggcacaaaaggagagggcgtactttgaagtgagtaatcttttgtatgcgtGTTAGTTGTCTGAATAATTCAAACTGCGATCTTCATTTTATCTCGTCATACATACATCGCTTTAAGCCACTACGATGTATTatgtatgaaaaaaataatttccGAGGAGAATGCTCATTGTCTTGCAAGCAAAATTAAATGAATTTTCCTAAGAGGTACATCCAAAGCATAAGTACGGACTATTATTAACCTTATGGGTATTCTTGTCCATACAAGCAATGGCGAGTGAAGTGCTGAATGCTAGGATGTTGGACAGCAATCCCGTTGAGTCTCCATGCATAgagcaaaacaaataaaattatccGAGTTACCTGACAGTTTCTAGTATGCGTCAATTGTACGAGAAATGCTGCGAGCCAAGTCAAATGTTAACACTTGTATATTGTGTCAGTCTAATCGGTATTGAGATAgataaaaaaaggaaggttttatttcaaactctaatggtgacccgcaggtcaaattgctagaattgtacattaaacacacctaaacagacataatgcaatttgcaggcagcagcttaatcagcgccaatattgcaacattgaaacaaacaactatacaaacatccaatccaacccaaccccatcccccagtagacAATGAGGagtaagtgccttgcccaaggacacaacatgttggcacgagcggggctcgaactcgcaacctatggattatgagtcgggcgccttatccactcggccacacgtgctcctaaattgtgttaaacgatgttaattgttttcattataaatatcgcaaaatattaatattgacaataataattaacaacctgtttgacctctccatacattgctcacctgtgttttcatatcatattttgtggtgagaaatgattacaaatgtgtaatttgcaatcatttttggagcaacgatttcttcataccaacggctaagtgtgtatgtgaataataataataattataataataataataatgtacacttaataaagTGCTGGTATCCGTCGAGAGACGCTCATGGCGCTTTgcaaaaaacaaccaatgtacaatgatacaaacatattataacaattaataacaaaaacagttcatcagtgttgtatagttcatgatatgcaaagagtcaattaaaagcattttggaacaaatgtgttttcaaatttgttttgaaactacacaagctcttggcagagcgaaccgaaaatggcagatgttccaaatgtttgcagctgaaacatgaaatgatctgctgccccactggtttctggcaactgtttcttgaagaagtccttTAGTAGTAGAACGGAGGTTACGAGTTGGTGAATACATTTCTACAAGTTCATTTAAATATGCTGGAGCTGATATATACAAGATCTTGTAGACAAACAAGGCTATTTTAAATGTGATTCTTTGTTCAACTGGTAGCCAATGCAAGTCACGTAAAACAggtcgtcgggtgcatcacatactggtctatcttgaatttttgacttttttgagaaaattggtatatagttcttttttacggagctcttcaattacaacaaattacagacctcaatttttcctagataattagttataaaatgtttaatttaaactatctatgattttttcaaaatacgtattttcacatactgatctatctcgaaaaaaacacgcatttctagaaaatcacaattgaaaatcttcgtattaagtttacctttctataatttaattagactacggaatttcatgaaagtggttttaaattaaagcatacacttagcagatttatttaagtggaatctttaattatatttacgtatgtaatattgcttaaaactacacttaagttgtagttctgtatgtgaaatcgttaatttcccgatatcgtattgaaagtgcattacatactggtctatctcgagatagaccagtatgtgatgcgtctaaagtcacatcattgttcgcgaaatcgagatagcccccaagatagaccagtatggaccgaattttaaatacgatatcgggaaattaactatttcacatacagaactacaactttagtgtagttttaagcaatactgcatacataaatataattcaaaattccacttaaataaatttgttaagtatatgctttaatttaaaaccactttcattaaaatccatagtataattaaattatagaaaggttaacttaatacgaagattttcaattgcgattttctcgaaatgcgtgtttttcgagatagaccagtatgtgatgcgtccgacgaggTGTAATGTGCTCACGTGGTTTTGTGTATGTTATAAGTTTGGCAGCAATGTCATTATTAATACACACAACCCGATGTCTGTCATGCAGATATGATTTAAACCATTCTAACGCTACGTCATCAATTCCAATTTCATTCGATGGATAAGTAATTCGTGGTCCATAGTATCAAACGCTGCAGATAAATCTAACAGCACTAGCAGTGTGATTTTTCCATTATGCATTGCTTGAAGCAGGTCATTTTGTACTTTAAGCAAAGCAGATTCGGTACTATGGTGAGCACGATATGCTGACTGGTGATCATCACATAATCCATGTTCTTGGAGGAAAGGGTTTAATCTCGCGAGAACTACACGTTCAAGAGTCTTGCTGAGGAACCTTAGGTTTGAAACAGGCGGGTAATTTTTAAGTGTATTATGATCCAAATTCTGCTTTTTAATGAGCGGGAGCGGGCGGACATGCGCAGTCTTAAATTCCTGTGGCACAACACCCGTTTTCAAAGAGTGGTTAACAATGTCTGTTATCAGCGGAACAGTAGCACTGGCACATTTTTTTAGCAGAGAAGTAGGAACTGGGTCTAATTCACAAGATTTTGTTGGTGAACAAAATGTCTTGGATTTCCACTTCTGAAGCAGGTGCAAAGTTGGTGAGATGATGAAGTGGTGCTACAGGTTCATTGCATTATAAGTCATCAGCAATCTGAAAACCATTTCTGATTTTCTTAATCTTTTCAGTGAAGAAGTTACAGAACTTGTTGGCAAGGTTTTTATCTGAGTCACAGTCTGGGAGACGGGACTCCTGCTCATGATGAAGCAACTTATTTATAATGCTAAAAAGCTGTTTCTGGTCATTGGCATGGGCTACGCATAAGTCATTATAATAATTGGCTTTGGCTTTCTTTAGTAGTGATATCACCTtttgtttttgctgtttttgccagtGATGACAAGAGGCAATGGTCTTAATAAAAAGTGATCAATTAGATCAGAAAATTCCTCAATGAAGATACCAAATGAACAACCTGTTGATTTGCATTGAGGGCAGTACAAAACAACAAGAGATATTGTAGATTTCTCACTTGTAATGTCTACACATAGCAATTCAAATGATTTGAATTCAAGTCAAGTGTCATAAAAGTCTATATTCAAACCAGTTTTATACAGAAGTGCTACCCCTCCTCCACGTTTTTTACCAATACGTGTGGCATGTTTAAGAGAATATCCAGGTGGGGGTAATTATTCCCAATTACAGATGTGTCCTCTGATCTGGTTTTATCCAAGTCTCTGTTATTGCCACAAGATGATAATTTCCTTCAATAACAAAATCTACAAACTCGGTTATCTTGCTTCTAAAGCAGAACTTTGTACTGTTATTAGAGGATGATGATTTGGAATATTTTCTGCGTTTACCAGCTTTAGTACCCCTTCTGGTACGCTTCTTGGATGTCTTGTTGGGATGAATATTACATTTACTGTTATGAAGTTTGTTAGCTTGTATAAATAATCAAGTCTCTTCTGATAATGGACAACCTATAACATTACTACAGTTTTGTAGACCAAGCAAAAATTCAGCACTATACTTGATACTGGGAGCAGTAGATCTCGTGGGAGTCACAAGCATTACAATAACACTAATTGAAGTCAAGTGCAGTTTCCATCATATTAACTTGAATAGAGAAAACTGAAATGTCATTGAGTCCAGAAGTGACCATGAAGTTGGTGATGAAATATAGGGGCCTTGCATAGTAGGTCAGTAGGTCAAACATTAAGGCATGgatcaattttgaccttgcagGTTGTTCACTCTATGCATAATGTAGGTGAACTTGTAGAGATACTTGAAGATACACACACAAAGTTGAAAATACATAATTACAAAATACTTAAAATCCTGAAGTATTgcagatataaaaatataacaatgGTGTTCCTGATGCTTGATACAGTATGTCCATATAAAAATTCCAAGAGGTTTCATTCTGGAACAGGTACAAATTGGTTGCTTTTGAAGAGAGTGATAGAGGAGCTTCCTACTAAGgcgctgccctctatcatgtatagcacattaaacacatacaaacacatacacagcacctgttggaactcccggtcggagccgggagtttcaattattggaactgcacCAGACTAGGAGTTGCTTTGTATTATTGAAGACACCATATTAATTTACTTGAATCCTCATGGCGAGTTATGAACATAGCATTACCTTCATTAATTATTGTCAACATTCCGAGATATTCTAAATATACAGGGGTccattttactaatttttttaacccttcgtaactgaAGCAACTGTtcgttaaaggagtatttcgtgatcctagcatcctctttttatgacatttttcagcacatATCCACGACAAAAGcatattcccaacatttcagttgattccaatattgcgtttgcgagttatgcatgattatgtgtattacattgctccatagacaatacgttgtaatttcgttctgcaagaaatattttgtacataaacattatgtagccagaggtttccagtgatataaaaaaatctcaactttttttgagaaaagtggggggatgaggctgtggatcacgaaatgacccCCTTTAAGTTACGACGAcgaaactttacgaagggtccctttAGTTTGTGCATAatattccagttatgtcaagggagcccgtatacgccattaggcgaatgtttacaGTATTGCCCTTGTATATATGTGGACGAAAGTGGCCATGAAGAATTTATGAAGAGTTTAACGAACCTGTTAATAATTTAAGTATCCCTTTGAGCAATACAATAAACGGGGAAATTATCAAATTACACATTGAAATCGAAGAGCTAATCCACATTTGAATGGGAGAGAAAAACACGGGACATGAAATAGGGCACGATATACAAGTTAAACAAGACAAGTTACATTATATTCTTATCTATCCAATTCCATACAAATTATGCTCCTATTAATGTCGGTTCTGCAGCAGCTGAACTCTTAACTATTGCTTATTTTGAAGGTGTTCAGAACTACACTTGCCAGAAAAGAACATCACCGTATCAACCAAAGTAACTAGTTTATCCTCGAGTTGCAACTCAACGTCAGTATTTGGTGTGTATACAAGCATGATGCTTCAGGGCATTGATCGCCAAGTCTATGTAATCAAATTTTCTTGGAAGAGAAATAAATACAGCAAGTTGAAAGTATACTTCAGTCATAAGAGAGACTTAACATAATTGAGCTGGAAATGTTCATAAAAAAACTTATGAGTTCGAAGTCCTTTAGTTATTTAGGGCATGCATTTGACTGTTAAAGAAGGTATTGAACACGCCATGAGACATAGGCATAATGTTTTGTATATCTTTAAATACGCAGAGGGTCGCTGTACTTTATATACTGTTCCCATGTGAAGAATACGTGAATGAGGAAACAGGTGGGAAAAGAAGGTTATGTCTCTTTTACTTTTATGTCTGAATGTTGCCAATGTACTCCATTTTTAAGGCTGTAAagagagcgaaccgtggtttggattccagagggagggtgtctgtaagagacaCAACAATCAGAAAAGGACTAAATGAgattaggcagagctgggaatcgaacccgggaccttccGGTTGTGACCACTAAACCAACTTACTTTCTGCTCTAAGACATGTGatattaatccttgatattgcttaatggaataaATCGATACTCTCGATGCATGGAATGTACGATGTCATCAAATAGAAATCCCACAACTTAAGTagcaatcaatcaaataattcaaataatcaatcgaaaaataaaaaaacaaattgccATATAAGGTATATACCACCGCTTAGATACCATCTTACGGTCCATGAACTTAACAGGTCTGACCTTCCTAAACTGGGTGCCCTCTGTAACTCATTTGTCAAAAAATGGTTGCACATCCCTAAACCGGGTACCTTGGCTAGTCTTTACTCCTCTGGTTCGCTCGAAATTTGCAGCATTTCCCAGCTGTATAAAAAATGTCATGCTTCTAACTATCTAAGAAGATTCTAAGAATCATTTTCTCGTAAACTTTCCATTCATTTTCCAGTCAGAACTTGTACAATAAAGCTGTTAAAGCTCTGGAAAATAGTCCGAAGTGTTTTCTCTTCGTATGAATATAAACTAAAACAACAGTGACTGAAGCGTTACAATATAACATATATCTGTGCAAAGCATAAACTCAACCGACAGACGAACACAGCATACCCTTGGAAATCATAAGTTGTTTGGACAGTCATTTGCCCTTGGGATATAAACAAGACTGTTATTGGTTAATTTCGGGCGTACTCAAATGCCAGTTTTTACCTGAGACTAATAACAATACACCAAGGGTCCTTTAGTTTACGTACTAAACATAAAAGCAGGCCGTGCCATAGGCATAAGGAATAACCTGATGAGACCGTACAGTTTTCATCACAATTTTAAAGTTGACTCTTGTTACACAGGTAATCAAGCGGGTAGAGCTAGTTTTTCTCGCGGTAAAGAAAGCTGATTGCTTTACATATTCTTGTCTGTACTTAGATATCCGGGCCAACTGATGGATTTAAGGACGAATTCACATTTATGTTTGTATTGGTCAAGAACTATTgtaaaaaatttcaatatttaccAAGACGCGGGCTATATTCCAAATATATTAGGCTTCTTAAACAAATCAGTCATGTTTTATCAAATGTTTTAGATGAAAATGGCGGTAATAACTCGTTCTACTATGTCAAAacatttttcagcattttttgaacACTTCGATGTCATAATTGCCCTTGGATGTATGGGAACTAAGGTGGTCAAAATCCAAAAGAATTTACGAAGACttaataatgaaagacagagataaaaaaaagactaaagtgcatctgacgtcactgtcaatcaaattccctacgatccttgattggttaatagcgcgtaaaaggaagaccgatttatctggtgccaatCGGAGAAAAATGGCAAAATGTTACGTACTTTTactaggcaaaaagcaacttttctaggcattgttgataaggcgccttcgggaaagaaagtttcctactataaagagattttgagatggtttgtatgtttgaaagtgcaaaattaacaataaggcgcccgggtATACCTCCGCGTTCAGTAAGTTATTATCACGTTACCCTGCTCGAGTTTTATTGACAGATGACGTTAGACgcgtctttttatctctgtctttcattcaaAGGAACCTTAAGAATAATTTAGAAACCCTTTTTAGCAATATATAAACTACATGTAAGAACGGATCCACGTTTTAAAGCTCAAGAAACACACGTGATACGAAATAGGTCACAATACAAGTTTGGGTTTAAACAAGTTGGTTACATATATTCATATTTGTTCAAGTCAGTTATACAACAGCGGAATTCTTAATTATTGCTTGTTTTGAAAGCTGTTCAGAACTATGAAAGGTCGAAGGAAAGACAAATCAAGAAGTTAAATAACCTCAAAGACAAGAATGAAAAACAAGCGAAGAAAGGGGACGCGATTGTGGATATAGACCTGTCTGGAACGCAGTTGAAAAAATGGGTAGTGAACAACACAGAAAGGAAACTTACGGAGCCACAGAATTCACTGCTGGCTAAAGGACTGAATTTCGCGGTATCGGTGGATAGGATTCCTAACGAGGATTTCATCGTTGCCACAGAGAAAGCAAGTTGGAAGTTAACATCAGGAGAAGCGCAAAACCTCAGAGCGGAAGTCGCGGGAGTGTTAAAGTCCGTAAAAATTCCAAAATCGAACATAAGCAAAGATGAAAGACAAGCCTTAAAACAACTGAAAAAGGACAAGTCGATCCTAATTATGGGAGCAGATAAGGGTAGGAGCACGGTGGTTACAGCTACCGACGAGTATGAGGAGAAGGTAAATACCTTGTTGAGCGATAAAAAGACTTATGAAAAGTTGAAAGGAGATCCCACAGGTAGTTACAAGCGAAAATTGGTGGGTATTTTACAAAGACTGAAAAAGGAGGAAAAGATAGATGATGGACAGTACAAATTGCTCTACCCAACCGCTGGAAACACACCGCGTATTTACTGCACCACAAAGATCCACAAAGAAGGATACCCGGTAAGACCCATTGTAGATTACATGGGTTCCATCGCATACCAGACATCAAAAGCGTTGGCTGAGATTTTGTCACCCATGGTAGGTAAGACTGTACACCATGTCACCAACTCAAGAGAACTAGCAGAAGAACTCGCTACGGTTAAGATAGACGATGAGGACATTTTCAATTCGCACGACGTAGTATCACTTTTCACAAATACTCCTATAAATAAGACTTTGGAGATTGTTACAGAGTACTTGGACAGTGACACGACGCTGAAACAAAGGACCTTATTGAACACCAAGGACATAATTGAACTTCTCGAGTTTGTTCTTACAACATTCATGGAATGGCTGGAACAAAGAGCGATTGCGAACGCACCTGTTGCTTGTCAACCGAAGTTATGGAAAAGATACGTTGACGACATCTTAGAGATAATAGCCCGGGGTACCACTCAGGAACTGACAGAGCACCTGAATAGCGCAGACCCGACAAATAACATCAAATTCACCTACGAAGAAGAAGCGGAGGGGAAATTGCCATTTCTCGACACGCTGATAAATAGGAAAGAGGATGGATCGGTCAAATTGACAGTTTACAGAAAAAAGACACACGCCGACCAGTACTTAAACTTTGCATCGCAACACCCCCTACACCAAAAGCTAGGGGTAGTTAGAACACTTTTAGATAGAAAGGACTCAATTGTTACAGAAGAAGAAGACAAACAACAGGAGGAAGCAAGAGTAAAACAAGCATTGAATCGCTGTGGATACCCCAATTGGGCCATCGAAAAAGTCAAACAACAGATGACAGATAAGAGCAaagcaaaaaagaaacaaaaggacAAGACCGCAGAAAAGAACAATGGAATGGTAGTGATTCcatatgtacagggtgtatcggAAAGGTTGCAGCGAGTTTTTAAAAAGCACAACATCCAAACCGCTATGAAGCCGCATAACACTTTGAAAAACAACCTTGTGCACCCGAAGGACAAAACAGAAGACGCGAAAACTTTTGACTGTGTTTAAGAGATCCCATGTCAAAATTGTAACAAATCGTACATTGGGGAAACCGGCAGGCAGTTTAGCGTAAGAATGAAAGAGCACCAAAAGAAATCGGATAAGTTAGCGACAAGAAAATTTACCCGAGCGGTAAGGAAGGACTCGGTTGAGGAAATAAACAAATCAGCAATTACAGACCATGTTTCACAGCAGAACCATGTGATTAATTGGGAAGGGGCCAAAGTCGTCGATAAAGACTCATGTAAACAAACGCGGTGGATCAGAGAGGCCATGTGGATCAGAAAGCGGGGGGACAACGTCATCAATCGCGATGAAGGGACTTATTCTTTGAGTCATGTATACGATCAGCTACTGCAAA from Amphiura filiformis unplaced genomic scaffold, Afil_fr2py scaffold_131, whole genome shotgun sequence encodes:
- the LOC140145089 gene encoding uncharacterized protein, coding for MANYERSKERQIKKLNNLKDKNEKQAKKGDAIVDIDLSGTQLKKWVVNNTERKLTEPQNSLLAKGLNFAVSVDRIPNEDFIVATEKASWKLTSGEAQNLRAEVAGVLKSVKIPKSNISKDERQALKQLKKDKSILIMGADKGRSTVVTATDEYEEKVNTLLSDKKTYEKLKGDPTGSYKRKLVGILQRLKKEEKIDDGQYKLLYPTAGNTPRIYCTTKIHKEGYPVRPIVDYMGSIAYQTSKALAEILSPMVGKTVHHVTNSRELAEELATVKIDDEDIFNSHDVVSLFTNTPINKTLEIVTEYLDSDTTLKQRTLLNTKDIIELLEFVLTTFMEWLEQRAIANAPVACQPKLWKRYVDDILEIIARGTTQELTEHLNSADPTNNIKFTYEEEAEGKLPFLDTLINRKEDGSVKLTVYRKKTHADQYLNFASQHPLHQKLGVVRTLLDRKDSIVTEEEDKQQEEARVKQALNRCGYPNWAIEKVKQQMTDKSKAKKKQKDKTAEKNNGMVVIPYVQGVSERLQRVFKKHNIQTAMKPHNTLKNNLVHPKDKTEDAKTFDCV